One Alicyclobacillus acidoterrestris DNA window includes the following coding sequences:
- the mfd gene encoding transcription-repair coupling factor — MKGLVHLAAADEALQALALQIGPDRHDALITGVTGAGRQLFMAALYQLRNQKLAHESMLVVTHTSSQAQTIWEDLKEYLPDVQVLLFPERENALVDVVASSTDVVSERIDILEHLTKGTPTIVVTTLPAAAQPLTSKAQFLQQSLKLKVGDAVVMDDVIERIVRSGYERVELVETRGQFSLRGGILDIFPMSAQHPYRIEWFDTDVDSIRTFDPASQRSLEKLDEISFGPASDLLVPPAAAKLAASKLEKHLEARLRTVTDLEVRDRLQTVVGADIRKLESGQAFSGLARYSALFGNELNTLFDYMPGDYFICLDEPSRLGERAKSLEKEFSEWMSDALMRGDMLSGTVEPIDYEALVADVPRGKVQFSTFTRAGSGQRFSQVLNVTAKSMQNFHGQMNVLKSEVARWQKSGLHIVFAAATKERADHLERVLEDYRIDATRVEEFTEAAAPQILTANLSSGFELPLHRLVVVVETEVFTAKRKHRRSRVELTDAERIKSYQELNVGDYVVHVNHGIGKYLGIKTLEVDGRHKDYLYLSYAGNDSLYVPVEQIDQIQRYIGSGEKEPKLYHLGGNEWQKVKSRVSKTVKDIAEDLVKLYAAREATPGHAFSPDTPWQVDFENMFPYEETPDQLRAIADIKRDMERSRPMDRLLCGDVGYGKTEVAVRAAFKAVMDGKQVAVLVPTTILAQQHYETFKERFAGFPVTIDMLSRFRTRKESQACIKGLKDGSVDIVIGTHRLLQKSIQFKDLGLLIVDEEQRFGVTHKERLKQLRANVDCLTLTATPIPRTLHMSMMGVRDLSVIETPPENRFPVQTYVVEYNEGLIREALERELSRGGQVYFVYNQVQSIHGMAERIGRLVPDARIAVAHGQMAEDELERVMLDFLEGETDVLVTTTIIETGLDISNVNTLIVYDADRFGLSQLYQLRGRVGRSNRIAYAYFTYQRDKVLNEIAEKRLSAIKEFTELGSGFKIAMRDLSIRGAGNLLGAEQHGFINSVGFDMYSEMLAQAVRELRGEQVKQAPEPTIDLPVEAYLPDSYIRDAAQKIQMYKRFKHVQTLSEANDLEEELEDRFGDLPAEVRNLLDVTRLKSLAVQAGADQISAHGAETAIRFPGDTGTPIDYGKLLSMTMKHQGQPTRRPNGLLFVSFRTKGMSDQELLKKLRDFLGDYVESLRGAGGTVETVAEVK; from the coding sequence GTGAAGGGTCTCGTTCACCTCGCAGCCGCGGATGAAGCGTTGCAAGCCTTAGCGCTACAGATTGGACCGGATAGGCATGATGCGCTGATCACTGGCGTCACAGGTGCCGGTCGACAACTGTTTATGGCAGCGCTCTATCAGTTGCGTAACCAGAAGCTTGCGCATGAATCGATGCTGGTCGTCACACATACATCCAGTCAAGCCCAAACGATTTGGGAGGATTTAAAAGAATATTTGCCCGATGTGCAGGTGCTGTTATTCCCAGAGCGGGAAAACGCCCTGGTCGACGTGGTCGCGTCGTCTACAGACGTCGTGTCGGAGCGAATCGATATCCTGGAGCATCTCACGAAGGGGACGCCGACCATCGTCGTGACAACGCTTCCGGCGGCCGCCCAGCCATTGACGTCGAAAGCGCAGTTTTTGCAGCAATCGCTCAAACTCAAAGTCGGCGACGCAGTCGTGATGGACGACGTGATCGAACGAATCGTCAGGAGTGGCTACGAACGCGTAGAGCTCGTGGAGACGCGCGGCCAGTTCAGCTTGCGCGGGGGCATACTGGACATCTTTCCGATGTCTGCGCAGCACCCTTATCGAATTGAGTGGTTCGATACCGACGTGGACAGCATTCGCACGTTCGATCCGGCCTCTCAACGCTCCTTGGAAAAATTGGATGAGATTTCGTTCGGACCGGCCTCTGACTTACTGGTGCCGCCCGCCGCTGCGAAGCTGGCAGCCAGTAAACTGGAAAAGCACCTAGAGGCGCGCCTGCGCACGGTCACGGACTTAGAGGTGCGTGATCGGTTGCAGACGGTGGTCGGCGCAGACATCCGCAAATTGGAGAGCGGTCAGGCGTTTTCAGGGCTGGCTCGATATAGCGCGCTGTTTGGAAACGAATTAAACACGCTGTTTGACTACATGCCAGGCGACTATTTCATCTGCCTGGATGAGCCATCGAGGCTCGGCGAGCGGGCGAAGTCCCTGGAAAAAGAGTTTTCCGAGTGGATGTCAGATGCGTTGATGCGCGGTGACATGTTGTCCGGGACGGTTGAACCCATCGACTACGAGGCGTTAGTTGCTGACGTGCCTCGTGGGAAAGTTCAGTTTTCGACGTTTACCCGGGCAGGGTCCGGCCAGCGCTTCAGCCAGGTCCTCAACGTCACGGCGAAGAGTATGCAGAACTTCCATGGGCAGATGAACGTCCTCAAATCAGAGGTCGCTCGCTGGCAGAAGAGCGGACTGCACATTGTGTTCGCCGCAGCCACGAAAGAGCGCGCAGATCATCTGGAACGCGTGCTCGAGGACTATCGAATCGACGCCACGCGCGTCGAGGAATTTACCGAGGCAGCGGCTCCGCAGATTCTGACCGCGAATTTGTCGAGTGGTTTCGAACTGCCGCTGCACCGATTGGTCGTCGTCGTCGAGACCGAGGTATTTACGGCGAAGCGCAAACATCGGCGCTCCCGTGTCGAGTTGACGGATGCGGAACGCATCAAGAGCTATCAAGAGTTGAATGTGGGCGACTACGTGGTCCATGTCAATCACGGGATTGGCAAGTACTTAGGTATCAAGACCCTGGAGGTCGACGGTCGCCACAAGGATTACCTGTATCTGAGTTACGCCGGCAACGACAGCTTGTATGTGCCCGTCGAGCAGATCGACCAAATTCAGCGCTACATCGGATCCGGCGAAAAAGAGCCGAAACTCTATCATCTCGGCGGAAACGAGTGGCAGAAAGTCAAGTCTCGCGTCAGCAAGACCGTCAAGGATATCGCCGAAGACCTCGTCAAATTGTACGCGGCGCGCGAGGCGACGCCCGGTCACGCCTTTTCGCCCGATACGCCGTGGCAAGTCGACTTCGAGAACATGTTTCCCTATGAGGAGACGCCGGATCAACTGCGGGCCATTGCCGATATCAAGCGGGATATGGAGCGATCTCGCCCCATGGACCGCCTACTTTGCGGCGACGTCGGCTATGGGAAAACCGAGGTGGCTGTGCGCGCCGCGTTCAAAGCGGTCATGGACGGCAAACAGGTGGCAGTGCTGGTCCCGACTACGATTCTCGCGCAACAGCACTATGAGACCTTTAAGGAACGATTCGCTGGATTCCCAGTGACCATCGACATGTTGAGTCGTTTTCGCACGCGCAAGGAGTCGCAGGCGTGCATTAAAGGGCTCAAGGACGGCAGTGTCGATATTGTCATCGGGACCCATCGACTGCTGCAAAAGTCGATTCAGTTCAAGGACTTGGGGCTCTTAATTGTGGATGAGGAGCAACGCTTCGGCGTGACCCACAAAGAGCGCCTCAAGCAGCTGCGCGCGAACGTCGACTGCCTGACGCTGACGGCGACGCCGATTCCGCGGACGCTGCACATGTCGATGATGGGTGTTCGCGATTTGTCGGTCATTGAGACGCCGCCAGAGAACCGCTTCCCGGTTCAAACCTATGTGGTGGAATACAACGAGGGCCTGATCCGCGAAGCGCTGGAACGCGAACTGAGCCGTGGCGGGCAGGTGTACTTCGTGTACAACCAGGTGCAGTCGATTCACGGCATGGCCGAGCGCATTGGTCGGTTGGTCCCTGACGCGCGAATCGCGGTGGCGCATGGGCAGATGGCGGAAGACGAGCTCGAACGCGTGATGCTCGATTTCCTGGAGGGTGAGACGGACGTTCTGGTGACGACGACTATCATCGAGACGGGTCTCGATATTTCAAACGTCAATACGCTGATTGTCTATGACGCGGACCGCTTTGGGTTGTCCCAGTTGTACCAATTGCGTGGGCGTGTCGGCCGCTCGAATCGCATTGCGTACGCGTACTTCACGTATCAACGCGACAAGGTGCTCAACGAAATCGCCGAAAAACGGCTGTCCGCCATCAAGGAGTTTACGGAGCTCGGCAGCGGTTTTAAAATCGCCATGCGCGATTTGTCCATCCGCGGGGCCGGCAACTTACTCGGCGCCGAACAGCACGGATTTATTAATTCAGTCGGCTTCGACATGTACAGTGAAATGCTGGCGCAGGCCGTTCGCGAATTGCGTGGGGAACAGGTCAAACAGGCGCCAGAACCGACGATTGATCTGCCCGTCGAAGCGTATTTGCCAGATAGCTACATTCGCGATGCGGCGCAAAAGATCCAGATGTACAAACGCTTTAAACACGTCCAGACCCTGAGTGAGGCCAACGACTTGGAGGAGGAACTGGAAGATCGCTTTGGCGATTTGCCGGCGGAGGTTCGCAATTTGCTGGATGTCACCCGCTTGAAGAGCCTTGCGGTCCAAGCTGGTGCGGATCAGATTTCGGCGCATGGTGCCGAAACAGCCATACGCTTCCCTGGTGACACAGGAACGCCGATTGACTATGGCAAGCTGCTCTCGATGACGATGAAGCATCAGGGACAGCCGACGCGCCGCCCAAATGGGCTCTTGTTCGTCTCATTCCGCACCAAGGGCATGTCTGACCAGGAGCTGTTGAAGAAACTGCGGGACTTCCTTGGTGACTACGTAGAGAGCTTGCGCGGAGCCGGGGGCACCGTGGAAACGGTGGCAGAGGTCAAGTGA
- the spoVT gene encoding stage V sporulation protein T, with amino-acid sequence MKATGIVRRIDDLGRVVIPKEIRRTLRIREGDPLEIFVDRDGEVILKKYSPIGELGDFAKEYADSLADSTGHIALIADRDVFIAAAGSSKKDFLDKPVSEDVEQAMEDRKTIVNTTPGDFSVVKDRTEHFSARVIAPIIAAGDPIGAVVMISREDNVKMGDTETKLAETAAGFLARQMEQ; translated from the coding sequence TTGAAAGCAACAGGCATCGTACGGAGAATTGATGACCTCGGTCGCGTGGTGATTCCGAAGGAAATTCGACGCACGCTGCGGATCCGCGAAGGCGATCCCTTGGAGATTTTTGTCGATCGCGACGGAGAAGTCATCCTGAAGAAGTACTCCCCGATTGGCGAACTCGGGGACTTCGCGAAGGAATACGCCGATTCGTTGGCCGACTCCACGGGTCACATCGCACTCATCGCTGACCGTGACGTCTTCATTGCAGCTGCAGGTTCCTCGAAGAAGGATTTCCTGGATAAGCCAGTGAGCGAAGACGTCGAACAGGCGATGGAAGATAGGAAGACCATCGTGAACACGACACCTGGTGACTTTTCCGTGGTGAAAGACCGCACCGAGCATTTTTCGGCGCGCGTCATTGCTCCAATTATCGCTGCAGGCGACCCGATTGGCGCCGTCGTCATGATTTCGCGTGAAGACAACGTCAAAATGGGTGACACGGAGACGAAGTTGGCTGAGACAGCGGCCGGGTTCCTCGCCAGACAGATGGAACAATAG
- a CDS encoding putative polysaccharide biosynthesis protein: MNGSRSFVRGAMLLAGAAMFSKFLGSVYTIVLQNIIGDHGMGLFQMAYPIYATLLAVATAGFPVAISKLVAEELAHDNICAARHVLRVSAWLLSLGGVFAFLVLYLFAPEWAVLAGDPQSVTAIRAISPALLVVPLLSAVRGYFQGYQWMEPTAFSQVLEQFVRVATIIGLSIYFVNVGASERVSAAGAAFGAVTGALAGCLTIFFYWRRRHEQIPVDTQRGVIQRGAVTKKLIYYAFPISIGALVVPLLHNVDVITVVNLLKRVGEGQNLATTQFGLLSGRAFKLVTLPTTLAAGIGVAVMPAISDAFTRGYRDLLVNRVDMALRLTVLFALPATLGLLVVAKPMNVALFTDAKGTGAIQVLALSILFASLQTTTAAVLQGAGWIYRPIVYMLVSCVVKLVANFIFVPRFGIAGAALATVLSYFVAAALNLLAVRRLFGALDLGRWFYRPMLATTVMSGAVFALARQWDKFGGEALGRLPAVGAVMLILSVGVIVYIFAILVSGSLSEEELMSVPHIGPFLARVCRRFFAKH, encoded by the coding sequence TTGAATGGGTCGCGCAGCTTTGTCCGTGGTGCCATGCTGTTGGCTGGCGCCGCGATGTTCTCTAAATTCCTCGGTTCTGTATACACTATCGTCCTTCAAAACATCATTGGCGATCACGGCATGGGTCTATTTCAGATGGCTTATCCGATTTATGCCACATTGCTCGCCGTGGCCACAGCGGGCTTCCCTGTCGCAATTTCAAAACTTGTGGCAGAGGAACTTGCGCACGACAACATCTGTGCCGCGAGACACGTCCTTCGGGTATCTGCTTGGTTGCTCTCCTTGGGCGGGGTCTTCGCTTTCCTCGTCTTGTACCTGTTTGCGCCGGAGTGGGCCGTGCTGGCAGGCGACCCACAGAGTGTAACAGCGATTCGCGCGATTTCCCCTGCGTTGTTAGTTGTCCCTTTACTCTCAGCGGTCCGTGGCTATTTTCAAGGGTATCAATGGATGGAACCCACGGCCTTCTCACAGGTGCTGGAGCAGTTCGTCCGCGTAGCCACCATTATCGGGTTGTCGATTTACTTTGTGAACGTCGGCGCGTCGGAGCGCGTGTCTGCCGCGGGTGCGGCATTTGGCGCGGTGACCGGCGCACTGGCTGGATGTTTGACCATTTTCTTTTATTGGCGGCGCCGCCATGAGCAAATCCCTGTGGATACACAGCGCGGGGTGATACAGCGCGGTGCGGTTACAAAAAAGTTGATCTATTACGCATTTCCCATTAGCATTGGCGCGTTGGTCGTACCGCTCTTGCACAACGTAGACGTCATCACAGTCGTCAACTTGCTCAAGCGCGTCGGCGAGGGTCAAAATTTGGCCACCACGCAATTTGGGCTGCTGAGCGGTCGCGCGTTTAAGCTCGTGACGCTGCCGACAACGCTTGCTGCGGGGATTGGTGTCGCGGTGATGCCCGCAATATCGGACGCGTTCACGCGAGGCTACCGCGACCTGCTCGTCAACCGCGTTGATATGGCGTTGCGATTGACGGTGTTGTTCGCGCTGCCAGCCACGTTGGGGTTGTTGGTGGTGGCCAAACCGATGAATGTCGCGCTGTTTACCGACGCGAAGGGCACCGGCGCAATTCAGGTGCTTGCTCTATCCATTCTATTTGCGAGTTTGCAAACGACGACCGCGGCTGTGCTGCAGGGTGCAGGCTGGATTTATCGGCCTATCGTGTATATGCTGGTTTCGTGTGTGGTCAAACTGGTGGCAAACTTTATCTTCGTCCCACGCTTTGGGATTGCTGGCGCCGCGCTTGCGACCGTATTGAGCTACTTTGTCGCGGCGGCTCTCAACCTCCTCGCGGTTCGCCGGCTGTTTGGTGCGCTGGATTTGGGACGGTGGTTTTATCGACCCATGCTGGCGACGACGGTGATGAGCGGGGCGGTTTTTGCGCTTGCGCGACAGTGGGATAAATTTGGCGGCGAGGCGCTTGGAAGGCTGCCTGCGGTCGGCGCAGTCATGCTGATTCTCAGCGTGGGGGTTATCGTCTACATATTTGCTATCTTGGTGAGTGGGTCACTTTCCGAGGAAGAACTGATGTCTGTACCACATATCGGACCGTTCCTGGCGCGGGTGTGCCGGCGGTTCTTTGCGAAGCATTGA
- the yabN gene encoding bifunctional methyltransferase/pyrophosphohydrolase YabN: MAVIHVVGLGPGDLSGLPMGTYQLLTSGLPVVLRTRIHPVVTQLEEQGLVFESFDDLYETVDEFQQVYLEMAKRLFAKAAQGQDFIYAVPGHPLVAEQSVQNLLHMQEPGVDVKIGPGQSFLDIAAARLQIDPIDGLMLLDGTTLVDRALNPTVHLLIAQVYQQAIAAEVKLTLMEVYPDDYEITVIRAAGVTDEERIERIPLYELDRISWVDHLTTVYVPPMDAQAQRLRDLWEAVDIVARLRAPNGCPWDREQTHASLRKYVIEEAYEVAQAIDEEDEEQLADELGDLLLQVLLHAQIGREFGEFTIRDVFARLSAKLIRRHPHVFGSREAEDVTVANQLWDEVKRQEQGDQGATGILANVSLSGPALMVATDVQKAAAKVGFDWKQVKDVLEKINEEMTELQEELRVDENSEAVDEELGDLLFACVNVSRFCKRDAEALLMRATHKFVKRFNWVESSVRASGKDWSAFSADRLDDLWRDAKIALRDKN; the protein is encoded by the coding sequence GTGGCCGTAATCCATGTTGTGGGCTTGGGCCCTGGTGATTTAAGTGGTCTTCCGATGGGGACATACCAACTGTTGACAAGCGGTTTGCCTGTGGTGCTGCGCACGCGCATCCATCCGGTTGTGACGCAATTGGAGGAACAGGGACTCGTCTTCGAGTCGTTTGACGACTTGTACGAGACGGTGGACGAATTTCAACAGGTTTATCTCGAGATGGCGAAGCGACTCTTCGCGAAAGCGGCACAGGGCCAAGACTTTATTTATGCTGTGCCAGGGCATCCACTCGTCGCCGAACAGAGTGTTCAGAACTTGTTGCACATGCAAGAGCCTGGGGTAGACGTCAAGATCGGGCCTGGGCAAAGCTTTCTCGACATCGCTGCCGCGAGATTGCAAATTGATCCCATCGATGGCCTGATGTTGCTGGATGGGACGACGCTCGTGGACAGGGCACTCAATCCAACCGTGCACCTACTGATTGCGCAAGTTTATCAGCAAGCCATCGCCGCCGAGGTGAAACTGACGCTGATGGAGGTCTATCCGGATGACTATGAAATCACGGTGATTCGTGCGGCGGGTGTCACGGATGAGGAGCGCATCGAGCGGATACCGCTGTATGAGCTGGACAGGATTTCCTGGGTGGATCATCTGACGACTGTCTACGTTCCACCGATGGATGCGCAAGCGCAGCGCTTGCGAGATCTGTGGGAGGCCGTCGACATCGTGGCGCGCCTGCGCGCACCCAATGGCTGTCCGTGGGACAGGGAGCAAACGCACGCAAGTCTTCGCAAATACGTCATCGAGGAAGCGTACGAGGTTGCACAAGCCATCGACGAAGAAGATGAGGAGCAACTGGCGGATGAATTGGGTGATTTGTTGTTACAGGTGTTGTTACACGCGCAAATTGGTCGCGAGTTTGGAGAGTTTACGATTCGCGACGTGTTTGCGAGATTATCCGCAAAGTTGATTCGTCGGCACCCTCACGTATTTGGTTCGCGGGAAGCAGAAGACGTCACGGTTGCCAACCAGTTGTGGGATGAGGTCAAACGGCAGGAACAAGGCGACCAAGGCGCGACGGGAATTCTCGCAAATGTGTCGCTGAGCGGTCCGGCGTTAATGGTTGCAACCGATGTGCAGAAGGCTGCTGCAAAGGTTGGGTTCGACTGGAAGCAAGTAAAAGATGTATTAGAGAAGATAAATGAGGAAATGACTGAACTGCAAGAGGAACTGCGTGTCGACGAGAACAGTGAAGCGGTTGACGAGGAACTTGGAGATCTGCTATTCGCGTGTGTGAATGTAAGCAGGTTCTGCAAACGTGACGCGGAGGCCCTGCTGATGCGCGCGACGCACAAGTTCGTGAAGCGGTTCAATTGGGTCGAGTCATCCGTTCGGGCGTCAGGAAAAGATTGGAGCGCGTTTTCGGCAGACCGCCTGGACGACTTGTGGCGCGACGCGAAAATCGCACTGCGCGATAAAAACTAG
- a CDS encoding HU family DNA-binding protein gives MKTSRNQRGKNELNSRHSHERGNPQVNKMELINRVADKTGLKKKDAEQAVNSVFEIIEEALGAGEKVQVIGFGTFETRARAARSGRNPQTGEVIEIPASTVPAFKPGNKLKESTR, from the coding sequence ATAAAAACTAGCAGGAATCAGCGGGGAAAGAACGAATTAAATTCCCGACATTCCCATGAAAGGGGTAACCCACAAGTGAATAAGATGGAACTCATCAATCGAGTGGCCGACAAGACAGGCCTGAAGAAAAAAGACGCCGAGCAGGCGGTTAACAGTGTATTCGAAATTATTGAGGAGGCGCTCGGCGCCGGCGAGAAAGTCCAAGTGATTGGATTCGGCACGTTTGAGACGCGTGCGCGTGCAGCCCGCTCAGGCCGTAACCCGCAAACGGGCGAGGTCATTGAAATTCCAGCTTCCACGGTGCCGGCCTTCAAGCCAGGCAACAAGCTGAAGGAAAGCACCCGTTAA
- a CDS encoding RNA-binding S4 domain-containing protein, which produces MRLDKFLKVSRLIKRRTLAKQICDAGRVTVNDRTAKASTDVQVGDTLAIRYGNKTVTVEVRKLAEHPRRDEALELYHVVSTEAREVVEQEYVDDEEEA; this is translated from the coding sequence TTGCGGCTCGATAAATTTTTAAAAGTCTCGCGTCTCATCAAACGCCGTACGCTTGCCAAACAGATTTGTGATGCAGGGCGGGTGACGGTCAACGACCGTACAGCCAAAGCGTCTACCGATGTTCAAGTCGGTGATACGCTCGCCATTCGATATGGCAACAAAACCGTGACGGTGGAGGTTCGCAAACTCGCAGAACACCCCCGTCGCGATGAAGCGCTTGAACTCTATCACGTGGTTTCTACTGAGGCCCGCGAGGTGGTCGAGCAGGAATACGTGGACGATGAAGAAGAGGCGTAA
- a CDS encoding YabP/YqfC family sporulation protein, translating to MGVLGLSAQDAHHVRLIGRTALEITGVERVSSFDVNAFELVTTLGNLYIEGESLHMKQFDVESGLVRIEGNISALQYADDSKRKGFARRLLR from the coding sequence GTGGGGGTGCTGGGTTTGAGCGCACAAGACGCACATCACGTCCGTTTAATCGGGCGGACGGCGCTCGAAATCACAGGCGTGGAACGTGTTTCGAGCTTTGACGTGAATGCTTTTGAACTGGTGACCACACTTGGCAATCTCTATATCGAAGGCGAGTCGCTGCACATGAAGCAGTTTGACGTGGAGTCCGGATTAGTCCGCATTGAAGGGAACATATCCGCCTTGCAGTACGCTGACGATTCAAAACGGAAGGGATTTGCGAGGCGGTTGTTGCGATGA
- the yabQ gene encoding spore cortex biosynthesis protein YabQ: protein MTNTMMNASYVAWMLISGWCMGTAFDFYSTVTGATKLLRWIRPLLDLFFWVASGFFVYYLTFITIQGTFRVYTFLLIGVGYVVYRLLFRRVVVGSAFAIIRFARALVTFVARLLYRLIGLPIVVTWRVMFRLLQILYRFGCHIEDGVAAVVRLVLRIVCFPVRGFLGPERAWRKKLQALEQVFWDWLSNVLKKKPGSVS from the coding sequence ATGACGAATACCATGATGAACGCCTCATACGTCGCTTGGATGCTGATTAGCGGCTGGTGTATGGGCACTGCCTTTGACTTTTATTCTACGGTGACTGGTGCAACGAAGTTGTTGCGATGGATTCGTCCGCTTCTCGACTTGTTCTTCTGGGTGGCTTCCGGGTTTTTTGTCTACTATCTCACCTTCATTACGATACAAGGCACCTTTCGCGTGTATACGTTTTTGCTGATTGGTGTAGGTTATGTGGTGTATCGACTTTTGTTTCGCCGGGTCGTCGTCGGCAGTGCTTTTGCCATTATTCGGTTTGCACGCGCGCTGGTGACGTTCGTGGCGCGACTGTTATACCGTCTGATCGGGTTACCCATTGTGGTCACCTGGCGGGTGATGTTTCGCTTGTTGCAGATACTGTACCGATTCGGCTGTCACATCGAAGACGGCGTTGCCGCGGTCGTTCGTTTGGTACTGCGCATCGTATGTTTCCCCGTACGCGGATTTCTCGGTCCAGAACGCGCGTGGCGAAAAAAACTTCAGGCGCTTGAGCAGGTGTTTTGGGACTGGCTGTCGAATGTGCTGAAAAAGAAGCCAGGTTCGGTTTCGTAA
- a CDS encoding FtsB family cell division protein translates to MLAYRQNGKPLVSSNARPRTRHPLFRLRYLALVVICGWSVFHYLHTERPQLAKLQAQHQQYASQLSKLKAQNESLRQQEQQLNSDAYIEKYSAQNFGLTMPGQVPFDLQNSSHHG, encoded by the coding sequence GTGCTTGCATATCGCCAAAACGGAAAGCCACTCGTCAGCTCAAACGCACGTCCTCGAACGCGACACCCGTTGTTCCGTTTACGCTACTTGGCACTGGTTGTCATCTGTGGTTGGTCGGTATTCCACTATCTGCATACAGAGCGCCCTCAATTGGCCAAATTACAGGCGCAACATCAGCAATACGCGTCACAGTTGAGCAAACTCAAGGCACAGAACGAAAGTTTGCGTCAACAGGAACAACAATTGAACAGCGATGCGTATATTGAAAAGTACTCCGCACAGAACTTTGGCCTCACAATGCCGGGTCAGGTACCATTTGATTTGCAAAATAGCAGTCATCACGGCTAA
- a CDS encoding S1 domain-containing RNA-binding protein yields the protein MAIEVGNKLTGKVTGITRFGAFVTLPEGATGLVHISEISDSYVKDVHDFLHVDDEVTVKVISVGADGKIALSIRQANESATGASSSSRPSYGGNSQGGYERRGGRGQGGNRGGGGGGGGGGHRGSFDQLMNRFLKDSEERLSALRRNESKRGGRGGRRG from the coding sequence ATGGCCATTGAGGTCGGCAATAAGTTAACAGGCAAAGTGACAGGAATTACTCGATTTGGCGCTTTCGTGACTTTGCCGGAGGGTGCAACTGGTCTCGTTCACATTTCGGAGATTTCAGACAGCTACGTAAAAGACGTTCACGACTTTTTGCATGTGGATGACGAGGTGACAGTGAAAGTTATCAGCGTTGGCGCTGATGGGAAAATTGCACTCTCTATCCGACAAGCAAACGAATCGGCGACAGGGGCGTCATCATCCAGTCGTCCATCCTATGGCGGCAACAGCCAAGGTGGTTACGAAAGACGCGGTGGTCGCGGACAAGGCGGCAATCGCGGTGGTGGTGGCGGTGGTGGTGGCGGTGGACACCGCGGATCGTTTGATCAACTGATGAATCGCTTTTTGAAGGACAGTGAGGAGCGGTTGTCAGCGCTTCGTCGCAATGAGTCTAAGCGCGGCGGGCGCGGTGGTCGCAGGGGCTGA
- the cmpA gene encoding cortex morphogenetic protein CmpA, which produces MPEWLRSQLRRAFQNRDRKSIQMLNQAFFRYRNRQT; this is translated from the coding sequence ATGCCGGAGTGGTTACGGAGTCAATTGCGGCGGGCGTTCCAGAATCGCGATAGAAAATCCATCCAGATGCTCAACCAGGCGTTCTTTCGATACCGCAACCGTCAAACCTGA
- a CDS encoding deoxycytidylate deaminase has translation MEQSHDRPSWDEYFMMMARDVVAQRATCNRRKVGAVMVRNKRILTTGYNGSPPGMPHCTEVGCWEVDGHCIRTIHAEQNAIAQAALHGVSTDGATIYITAAPCVNCAKLLIAAGVSRVVYADEYTESLGQQVLAEKGILCEQYTGR, from the coding sequence GTGGAACAATCGCATGATAGGCCTTCGTGGGACGAGTATTTTATGATGATGGCTCGCGATGTGGTGGCCCAGCGGGCCACGTGTAATCGAAGAAAAGTAGGCGCAGTGATGGTGCGCAACAAACGCATCCTCACCACCGGCTATAACGGATCGCCGCCGGGCATGCCCCATTGCACGGAAGTGGGGTGCTGGGAGGTCGACGGCCATTGCATTCGAACCATCCACGCGGAACAAAACGCGATTGCACAAGCGGCCTTACACGGTGTCAGTACAGATGGGGCGACCATTTACATTACGGCGGCCCCCTGTGTGAACTGTGCCAAATTGCTGATTGCCGCGGGCGTCTCACGTGTCGTGTACGCCGACGAATACACCGAATCACTGGGTCAACAAGTGTTAGCCGAAAAGGGCATTTTGTGTGAGCAATACACGGGTCGATAG